The region TCGTCTTAGCCAAGCCCCCGGCTCTCGCTCTACGACCCTGCAACGCAGAGGGACCCGCCTGAGATCTCCCGGCCCAGCGGTCCGCGGGCGCCCTGGCTCCCCTCGCCCGCGGCCCCTCCGAGGCCGCCCCTACGTTTCGCCTTCCCCCCGCGCGTTTCTagcggagcgggccggcggcaagcggcggcggggcagcgttGCCCGTGGGCTAGCGGGTGCGCGGGGACCGCCGGGcaggggcggccggcgaggtgcAGGGACGCGGCGGCTGCGCGGAGCTGGGGGAGGCACCGGCTCTCCCGTTACCTGCTGGAAGTTGCGCAGCGGGACGCGAGGCCTCAGCCGCGGCTCCGTGTCATCTGCCAGCGGAGAGAAAGGCCTCAAAGTCAGCGCgaagggaggaaggtgggagcGAGCGAGGGGAGACGCGAGGGCAGCCTTCCCGCCCGTCGGCGGCTAGCTCGGTGCGCCGCGCGCTCCGCGCTGGGGACGAGCCACGGGGTTTCCCCCCGCTTCCCCGGCCCGCGGGACCTCGCTCGCCCACGCGGAGATGAGCGCGGGCAGGgtggaccccggcgtccggggacaGTGCACCCTTTGTGCACCCTGCGTCCCCCCTCCGCACCGCGTTCCCAGCTgggccccggctgcggggcgacggctctgcagccaccagcacCTGCTCTCACGCTGCATCGGCTGTGACACCGGCCCCCGGCATTTGTCATCTGCTCCCGTGGCTGCGGCCATCAGCTGTCACCCAGCCCCAGTCCCTGGCTTGCAGGGCGGACCAGCTGGCACAACTGGCCGGCTCTGCAATGTGGGGTCAAACTGCCTCCTGGGCCCCCCGGAGGGGTTAGGGACCAAGTCCCACAGGCTCGCCCCGCGCAAAGCCCGCGCCAGGGCCCGGTGGCAGAGCCCACCTCACCCTGCGTCTCTGCCAGCTGCCGGTTGCGGGAGTTTTGCTGGATGAGGCGCTTCATCTCCTCCAGCTCCGCGTGCTCCCGCACGTGATGCCGCTTCAGGTTCTCCACGTGCTGGACCATCACCTCTGCCGCTCGGCTCATCCGGGCCTCCTGGGGCAGGGGATCAGGTCCCCAGTAGCTCTCCCCACTCCGCCCGTGACTCTCCCAGCTCCCCAAGGACCCATGtccctgctctgtccccctccccgggccaACAGCAGTGCAAACGCACCCCCTTCCTGTTCccaagggcaggagcagggcaggctccTCGCAGCCCAGCATTTGCCAAGATCAGCTCTGCGCCAGCGCCAGGAGGAGGTGggacagaccccaggcagcccagggacgGGTCTCCACGCTGCCTCCCAGCACCCTCGAGGCCTCAGGCGCCTGCCCCAGCGGCGGGGTCAGCACCCTTCCTCCATCTCCACCCCCGGCGACCCACTGACCTGGTAGACAGCCCCCAGCTTTTCCGCCGCACTGGTGGCCCGCTCGATGGCTGCCgccagcactgccaggctgcgctGCAACCGCTCCAGTGTCTCCTTGCTGTCCGCAGCCGTGCAGGACAGACCCAGCCTCTGCGGAGCGGAGGGCGAGCGTGGCAGCCGCATGGCAGCCATCCAAACCCATCCAAGCCCCTGGAGCCAGACGCCCCTGGAGGACGCCAGGACCCTCTGGGTGCCCACCTACCTCCAGGGCAGCCCGGCACTGccccagctcctcctggatgTTTTGCTCCGCCGCATCCCGCGCCCGCTTCTCCACCTCGACCCGTTGCCGCAGGGTGAACGCGTCGCAGCTGAAAGCCAGGGCCAGGTGGGCGAAGGCTGCCTGCGGGGCGGGAGGACGCGAGGGCGGCTCAGGGCTCCCTGCACCCTGGAAGGGCACCCAGCGGGCGGAGGGCCGTGCCTTGCTGTCCCCAAGACGTAGCAGGACCCCACCGGGGACCCTAGTGTGCCGCCAAAGATAATTAGCGCTTGCCTTCCCCCAGCGCTCATTAAGCCTGATGCAATGAGCCCAGCCAGACTGAGACACGTCCcccccggcagccggcagcgcagggaacccccccagccctcccagcaAGGGCACATGCCAGGCAGCCGCCGGCCCTCGCTGCTGCTCCCAGCTGGCAAGCCGGGCAGCGAAGCCTGACTCAGCCCTGGCAGGCAGAGcgcaattatttttattagcacGGCTTCCACCACCTCCCGGTCTACGGGCGCTCTCTGCCAGCCGCAGAGCACTTTGCGGGATTGCCGGGCACGCAGAGGACAGGCTCCTTCGGCCGTGCAAACGCAGCTGCCTCCCGGCGCCAGCCGCATGGCCAGAAAAGGTAATCGCAAGGAGTTTGCCAGGGGACTGCAGCGCCTGGAAGGAGGCCGGGAGCAGGGCGCAGCCTcccgggcgccgcgggctgcGGTCCGGCAGGGCGCCCGTCTCCCTCGCCCGCCCCGCGACAGCCCTtacctccacgtcctgctccgtCAAAGCCGCTCTGCGAAAGGAGATGGCTGTTAGGGGCATCGCGGGGACAGCCGGGCCTCTGCCAAAAACGCCCGTGGCCCTTGCTCCGGTGAGCGGGGCCAGCGGCAGGAGGTGCCAGCCTCCCGCAGAAGTGGGGACCAAAGCGCCCTCGCCCAAGGGCCAGCCACCCCGAGGTGGGCACCAGCTCTCGTGCAGCGGAGAAGGAGGAAAACCCAATCCCTAGACCTCTCTGCTGCATTCCCCATGGGCACACGTTACCCCAGAGTCCCCAGTCCCGCGGTCTCCTGGCACGTCCCATCCTcgggccctggggcagggatgcAGGGCGCCCACCAGGCTTACCTGTGCCGGCCCAGTCTCTCCAGCACCGAGAGCTCTCCAGGGAAGCTCCACAGCACGTCCTCTGGGGTTTCTGCATCTGCGAGGGGAGCCAGCAACACCCCTGGAGAGAAAGGGCTTGCAATGGGGAAGAGCGCGGAGAGAGACAGCAGAGTCCAGCTCCTCCCGGGCCTCCATCCAGGCCGTTTGGATGCGGGCGCCCCGAGCGATCCCGGCTATCAGGTGTGACGGGGTCCGGCTGCTCGTCTTCCCGAGCCTCCCTTCCGCCTCCGAGCCAAGCCCTTCGCGTAGCCCCCgtcctccctctgccctcccagcGGGCCCGGTCCCCCATCCAGGGTCCCACGGTGCCCCCGGCACGGGGCGTCGCGGGGGCCAGCGGTGCGGGACCCGCGGAGGCGAGGGCAGGCAGACACCCCAGCCCTCCTCCCAGGGTTGGGTCCCCCCTTCCCCACGTCTCCCAGCCGAGGGAGCTGAGCCCCATCGGGCCACGCTGAGCCTCAGCCTGCCCGCCGCCGCTTCGAGCCATAAAGGGGGCACATGGGGACTCACCCACCTTCCTCTGTCCTGTCGCTGTCCCCGGTGCGCACGGCCAGGTCCTGCCTCTCCGCACCCGGCGCCTAGAAAAAACAcaacagcagctccctggggTGGATGGCATCCCGAAAAGAGCAGTGCTGAGCAACTGCCCGTGTCGAGGAGTCCCCGTGCTGCCAGCACGGAGCAGCCCCCGGGGGGAGCAGCcgtgcctgcagccccccagggcaggggagagccccccgcgcacccccctcACCTCCAGGACGTGCTCCGCGCTCTGCTCGCTCCCGGCCGAAGCCCCCTCTGAGCCCCCCTGGGGTCGGCTCATCCTCCCTGGGGATGGAAAGGACGGTGGGAGGCGGGTGCCAGCGtggccctccccagcccggcgccgctccgcgggagctccccgccgagccgagccccgcGCCAGGACCCAGCGCAGGGACCAGGAGACACCGTTCACGCCGGGTAGCAGCGCCCGCAGCGGGGATCGCCGGGGGCAGAGCTGTCCGTGCACCGCGGGGGCCTCGGAGCAGCATCGCCGGCCAGCGATCGGGGCTATTACTGCGAGGAGGGTGACAGCTCCTTACACCCGCCCGAGCGCAGCAGGGATGGGGGAACCTTCTCCCCAGTGCACGAAGCCTCCCCATCCCCACGCCGGGCTGCCCTTACCTTCatccggaggtgccaggagcccggGCAGCTCTGCCTGCCGCTCCCTGCTGCGAGAGGGGTGGAAAGGAGCCCAGGTAAACCCCAAAGAAACTCCTGCGAGAGGGGGCAAGCCCGCTGGGCAGCatgccagccccccgccgccctctcccATCCTCCGCAGCAAGACAAAAGCATCCCCCCCAGAGCCTCAGCCCCATGCCAGGATGCTCCCCCCAGACTCCCTTGGGTGCTTTCCAAGCATCGCTTTGCAGCGCTGCTCTGCTCTAGCGCGTGCGGAGCAGCCCCGGCCCTTCCGCGCCTGCCCCCTCCACCCGGCGCGGCCGGAGGATGCAGCGGCCGTCTCGCTCAGCgccttccccccctgccccggtgcGCTGGGAACCGAGGAACCCTCTGAAGCTGTTTCCAGCCGGCAATGAGTCACCAGCCCGCCGCGGTATTTCTCTCCAGCCCTCGCAGCCCTGCCTGCGGGCTGGCCCCATCGCAGGCACCACGACCAAGCCGGCTGCTGGCAGAGCCCGGGCACCATCTGATGGCCCCCCAAAAACCACCTGCCCCCCAAAACCACGTCGAGCAGGCCTCgccaccccaaacccccccaggtGCAAGGAGGAGGCACCACGGCTCCATAGCATCCCTGCTTGCTGGGGGTCAGGGATGCTCCAACACGCCAGGAACTGCTGGTCCCCACGTGCACCCGTGGGGCACGACGGGCAACCAGAGAACTCCGGTCCCGCATGCCCAGCTGGGAAAGGTGGAAAATTTGAGGTGACAACATCCAAATTCTGCTCCGGGCTCCGGCAGGGAAGGTGACAGGgactttccctctcctcctcccaagcCCGGGGGCCCTTCCTCGAGAGCAGCGACCGCAGAAGAACCGGCCGCTGTCCCAAAACGACCGCCGGGTGCCCCCGAGCGGGCGCTGCCGTACCCATCCCGCAGCTGGGGCGCCTCGCACGTGCCTGGGGAGCGGCGGGGTGAGCGGTTCACGCACGTACCTCCGAGGCTCGGGGCTCGCGCGGCAGCTCTGCCTCTCCGAGGGCCCTGGGGCAAGTCTCTGCGCCTCCTGCTCCCCCGTTCCAAGCGAGGCTTCTGGAAACTGCTTCATTTGCAAAGCACTCAGGCTCCCGGGACTAGCACACCTATCACGAGAGACACGTATTAACTGTGCAGATGGGAGAACGCCTCtaaatgttatatttttaaagcattttctcacCCAGCAATAGCTCCAAGCTCCTCTGCTTAGTGTGGAGGCATCTGTGGGAAAAGAGGTGGAGAGGCCTGCTTTGATTCGGGGTGGCGCTGCTGGGATTTGCACGGGCGCGGAGAGAGGGGAACGAGGGATTTATGGCGAGCTGCGTTCGCGTGCGGCGCCGCAGGCGGACTTTCCCCGCTCGCCACCCCCGTCTCACTCCCACCCTCGGGGTCCAGCGGGGCAAGACGTTTTTCCACGAGACGGTCCCTGCTGCAAAGCGGTCGCTGCTCAAGACCTGGCAGCAGCCGTCCCTGGAGGCTGCTGCTCCAGGAGATCTCAGACAGCTGTACAGACGCTCACTCGCTgtcttcattttacagatggagataCTGAGGCACGCGGCTCATCTGCACAGCGTGGCATAAGCAAGTCCCTGGGAAGACAGACCTCGGGCTTTCTTATAGCTTTACCAAACGCCTCCCCGGGTAGTTACCTGCCTCAACTGGCCACAAACAGCTGGAGGAAGATGCTGGGGCCACCTGGCTTGGACCCGGGACTCTGTGCCGTCGGGTCCCCGGGAGGGGATCGAGCAAAGAGACGGGATTGAGCGCAGCCGGACGCCAGCGGGTCCAGGGGTGCTGGCGACACGCGCAGGGCGAGCTGCCGGCCCGCAGGAGTCTCCGCGGAGGGGAGAGCAACCGGCATCTGAGGCAGCCCGAGCTGCCAGGGAACAGCTCGATGCGAGAAGGCCTTTAAAGGACATGCACGCCGGCGCGCACGCTCCCCTCTTGCGAGCGGCCCGCgagctccctgcgcggcgccggggcgggctgAGCGGTTTGCAGGTGGCGATGCAACCTCTGCTCCGGCGCCGGGCTGCCACCGGCTCTGGACCGGCTCCTGCACCCTGAAGTTATCGCTGTAACTGGAGCCAGGAGGGACCAcggcagctccctccctgcccggtGGCTGCAGCACGCAGCAGCAAACCCATCCCTTGCCATCTCCCTGCCCGGGGGGCTCAGGGCAGGATGGCAGCGCCCAGGACCCCTGCGTTTCCCAGCCTCGCTGCGGCCACCTTATGGACACAGCTCGGTGACAACAGCCGCGGTGACAACAGCCGCGGCTCTGGCCCTTCCAGGAAAGATCATGCTAGTAAAACACGGAGCAGCCTCGGAGCGAGGGAAAGGCCAGCACACCCCACGGACGGGGACCGCTCCGCTGGGAGCCGGGGAAGCCCCCGCCGCCTCCACGGGGCTCGATGTCCGTCTCCCAGGGCCTCTCCAGCACATCccgatcttttttttccccccctgcatcCCGGCCAACCCCATCTCACCCATCCCCGTCCAACACCTCTAAGCTCTGCCTGGACCCCTACCCTCACCCCCAGCCTTTCCATCAAACCCATCACATCCGCTAAAGCCGCTTTCTCCCCCTAATGAGCTTACAGGGAGGCAGGATGGACGCTCAGCGTTACAGCGGACCGGCCTCGGGGCAAGCTGTGGCCGTGCCCggggcctctgctgaggcaggagGAACAAGGCAGGTCCGTGGGGTCTGGAAATCCCTTAAGCCGTCAGAGGTCAGGCAGCAAACGGCATCTCgcagccccagggcagagccCGCCTGGCGTCGGGCCCCGCTGCCATGGGGTGCAGGacgcagccccggggcaggggagcAGCCGGGGAGAGCTCGCCCTTTGCAGGCTCGAGCAGGGACCCATGCTGGGTGCAAAGCGGGGGTGAAGCTTTCGAAACCATCGCGAGTGGCATTTGCCGCTGGATTAACATTTCAAATGCCCCTGAAGCTTCAGGGCTGGGTTTCGCCTCCGGGAACAAACATCTCCTGCCCTAAATAAAAAATAGCAATGCAGGCAGTGGTGCGCGCAATTAGTACCAATTAATAACAATCAGCACAGCATCAGTTCATGCTGCAAACGGAGACGGGGGCTTGCTGGCAGTGGGACACCCCGCGTGCCCGGGGGAAGCGCCTTGGCCCCAAAGCGGGCAGCGCTGCCAGAGGAGATGCCGCAGGGATGCTCAGCGCTGGCCGTCCTCGGGCCGGAGCAGCGCCGAGGTCGGTACCTCCATGCACGCCCGACCGGAGGCAGCCGAGCCCGG is a window of Struthio camelus isolate bStrCam1 chromosome 24, bStrCam1.hap1, whole genome shotgun sequence DNA encoding:
- the LOC138062091 gene encoding inositol 1,4,5-triphosphate receptor associated 2-like isoform X7; amino-acid sequence: MKQFPEASLGTGEQEAQRLAPGPSERQSCRASPEPRSRERQAELPGLLAPPDEGRMSRPQGGSEGASAGSEQSAEHVLEAPGAERQDLAVRTGDSDRTEEGVLLAPLADAETPEDVLWSFPGELSVLERLGRHRAALTEQDVEAAFAHLALAFSCDAFTLRQRVEVEKRARDAAEQNIQEELGQCRAALERLGLSCTAADSKETLERLQRSLAVLAAAIERATSAAEKLGAVYQEARMSRAAEVMVQHVENLKRHHVREHAELEEMKRLIQQNSRNRQLAETQDDTEPRLRPRVPLRNFQQVSARRRVSIAVIPKQLLVPARMAEQSR
- the LOC138062091 gene encoding inositol 1,4,5-triphosphate receptor associated 1-like isoform X4 — protein: MKQFPEASLGTGEQEAQRLAPGPSERQSCRASPEPRSRERQAELPGLLAPPDEGRMSRPQGGSEGASAGSEQSAEHVLEAPGAERQDLAVRTGDSDRTEEGVLLAPLADAETPEDVLWSFPGELSVLERLGRHRAALTEQDVEAAFAHLALAFSCDAFTLRQRVEVEKRARDAAEQNIQEELGQCRAALERLGLSCTAADSKETLERLQRSLAVLAAAIERATSAAEKLGAVYQEARMSRAAEVMVQHVENLKRHHVREHAELEEMKRLIQQNSRNRQLAETQDDTEPRLRPRVPLRNFQQVSARRRVSIAVIPKQLLPGTSPDGRAEPVRAGALHQPSTQRSERKRWSAVPGEPEAESDGSGPGAESEEPEQPELTSKELWRPWLFLPQHYGVLIWLLLLGLVFLFLIPVLELQKLQPVASPKA
- the LOC138062091 gene encoding inositol 1,4,5-triphosphate receptor associated 1-like isoform X2, with product MKQFPEASLGTGEQEAQRLAPGPSERQSCRASPEPRRERQAELPGLLAPPDEGRMSRPQGGSEGASAGSEQSAEHVLEAPGAERQDLAVRTGDSDRTEEGVLLAPLADAETPEDVLWSFPGELSVLERLGRHRAALTEQDVEAAFAHLALAFSCDAFTLRQRVEVEKRARDAAEQNIQEELGQCRAALERLGLSCTAADSKETLERLQRSLAVLAAAIERATSAAEKLGAVYQEARMSRAAEVMVQHVENLKRHHVREHAELEEMKRLIQQNSRNRQLAETQDDTEPRLRPRVPLRNFQQGRRARAGGLAKTRPCSSTSSQAALIALQLKRCRPAGGSASPSSPSSSWYQPGWPSRAGKSGGPAPAQHPEVTAPVRGEAGAGGGARSYLRLFSLRRSERKRWSAVPGEPEAESDGSGPGAESEEPEQPELTSKELWRPWLFLPQHYGVLIWLLLLGLVFLFLIPVLELQKLQPVASPKA
- the LOC138062091 gene encoding inositol 1,4,5-triphosphate receptor associated 1-like isoform X5, which encodes MKQFPEASLGTGEQEAQRLAPGPSERQSCRASPEPRSRERQAELPGLLAPPDEGRMSRPQGGSEGASAGSEQSAEHVLEAPGAERQDLAVRTGDSDRTEEGVLLAPLADAETPEDVLWSFPGELSVLERLGRHRAALTEQDVEAAFAHLALAFSCDAFTLRQRVEVEKRARDAAEQNIQEELGQCRAALERLGLSCTAADSKETLERLQRSLAVLAAAIERATSAAEKLGAVYQEARMSRAAEVMVQHVENLKRHHVREHAELEEMKRLIQQNSRNRQLAETQDDTEPRLRPRVPLRNFQQGRRARAGGLAKTRPCSSTSSQAALIALQLKRCRPAGGSASPSSPSSSWYQPGWPSRAGKSGGPAPAQHPEERAEKVERRAGGARGRVRWQRPGRGERGAGAA
- the LOC138062091 gene encoding inositol 1,4,5-triphosphate receptor associated 1-like isoform X6, which produces MKQFPEASLGTGEQEAQRLAPGPSERQSCRASPEPRSRERQAELPGLLAPPDEGRMSRPQGGSEGASAGSEQSAEHVLEAPGAERQDLAVRTGDSDRTEEGVLLAPLADAETPEDVLWSFPGELSVLERLGRHRAALTEQDVEAAFAHLALAFSCDAFTLRQRVEVEKRARDAAEQNIQEELGQCRAALERLGLSCTAADSKETLERLQRSLAVLAAAIERATSAAEKLGAVYQEARMSRAAEVMVQHVENLKRHHVREHAELEEMKRLIQQNSRNRQLAETQDDTEPRLRPRVPLRNFQQGRRARAGGLAKTRPCSSTSSQAALIALQLKRCRPAGGSASPSSPSSSCQVPARMAEQSR
- the LOC138062091 gene encoding inositol 1,4,5-triphosphate receptor associated 1-like isoform X3 → MKQFPEASLGTGEQEAQRLAPGPSERQSCRASPEPRSRERQAELPGLLAPPDEGRMSRPQGGSEGASAGSEQSAEHVLEAPGAERQDLAVRTGDSDRTEEGVLLAPLADAETPEDVLWSFPGELSVLERLGRHRAALTEQDVEAAFAHLALAFSCDAFTLRQRVEVEKRARDAAEQNIQEELGQCRAALERLGLSCTAADSKETLERLQRSLAVLAAAIERATSAAEKLGAVYQEARMSRAAEVMVQHVENLKRHHVREHAELEEMKRLIQQNSRNRQLAETQDDTEPRLRPRVPLRNFQQGRRARAGGLAKTRPCSSTSSQAALIALQLKRCRPAGGSASPSSPSSSWYQPGWPSRAGKSGGPAPAQHPEVTAPVRGEAGAGGGARSYLRLFSLRRSERKRWSAVPGEPEAESDGSGPGAESEEPEQPELT
- the LOC138062091 gene encoding inositol 1,4,5-triphosphate receptor associated 1-like isoform X1: MKQFPEASLGTGEQEAQRLAPGPSERQSCRASPEPRSRERQAELPGLLAPPDEGRMSRPQGGSEGASAGSEQSAEHVLEAPGAERQDLAVRTGDSDRTEEGVLLAPLADAETPEDVLWSFPGELSVLERLGRHRAALTEQDVEAAFAHLALAFSCDAFTLRQRVEVEKRARDAAEQNIQEELGQCRAALERLGLSCTAADSKETLERLQRSLAVLAAAIERATSAAEKLGAVYQEARMSRAAEVMVQHVENLKRHHVREHAELEEMKRLIQQNSRNRQLAETQDDTEPRLRPRVPLRNFQQGRRARAGGLAKTRPCSSTSSQAALIALQLKRCRPAGGSASPSSPSSSWYQPGWPSRAGKSGGPAPAQHPEVTAPVRGEAGAGGGARSYLRLFSLRRSERKRWSAVPGEPEAESDGSGPGAESEEPEQPELTSKELWRPWLFLPQHYGVLIWLLLLGLVFLFLIPVLELQKLQPVASPKA